A region of Triplophysa rosa linkage group LG16, Trosa_1v2, whole genome shotgun sequence DNA encodes the following proteins:
- the LOC130566964 gene encoding uncharacterized protein LOC130566964, whose protein sequence is MGNGPVRIIGQLRENHSEEWLKRVARYTSECVAFLDNPGLDPLHFQEPPPLAPVPSYKWLLTVYSQDILNRLDHIKASITSTYGSIIKMDSTKKITKKLSGPAKGTAQWLTSVGNEVGQVLMSVLTANEGAGLDLMAAGLMERYQRAGVDPPTILYVDCDCCKEVGETKLKRRFSGWPDVIVRLDIWHFMRRLAVGCTTDAHQLYPTFMARLSSCIFEWDAGDLTLLRKAKREQLTQQGWPAMTEAELDRHISKDELAQHCRRRTRGEETTIRLLDMLIRELMGGQGNDALGIPLLDSVRMQHIWHVQRRHVTCIQDPPDVLLYTETGTLIKGGMVLKTYRCARGSTSLESFHCHLNRFIXSVKLAAIVSDH, encoded by the exons ATGGGGAATGGCCCAGTGAGGATCATCGGCCAGCTGAGGGAGAACCACAGTGAGGAGTGGTTAAAACGTGTGGCTCGGTACACATCAGAGTGTGTGGCCTTTTTGGATAATCCTGGCCTGGATCCACTGCACTTCCAGGAACCACCACCGCTTGCTCCTGTACCCAGCTACAAATGGCTCCTCACTGTATACAGCCAGGACATCCTCAACAGACTCGATCACATCAAGGCCAGCATCACATCCACGTACGGATCAATTATAAAAATGGATTCAACTAAGAAG ATCACCAAGAAGTTGAGTGGGCCTGCGAAAGGCACAGCACAGTGGCTTACCTCAGTAGGCAATGAGGTAGGTCAGGTGCTGATGAGTGTCCTGACTGCAAATGAAGGGGCTGGGTTAGACCTCATGGCTGCAGGGCTCATGGAGAGATACCAGAGAGCTGGTGTTGATCCTCCCACTATCCTGTATGTGGACTGTGACTGTTGCAAGGAAGTGGGAGAGACTAAACTGAAGAGGCGGTTCAGCGGCTGGCCTGATGTCATCGTCCGTCTAGACATTTGGCATTTTATGCGACGTCTGGCAGTAGGATGCACCACAGATGCCCACCAGTTGTACCCTACTTTTATGGCTAGGTTGTCGTCCTGTATTTTTGAGTGGGACGCAGGGGATCTCACTCTGCTGAGAAAGGCCAAGAGGGAGCAACTCACCCAACAGGGCTGGCCTGCAATGACGGAGGCAGAGCTTGACCGTCATATAAGCAAAGATGAGCTGGCCCAACACTGCAGGAGGAGAACACGAGGAGAGGAAACCACTATCCGCCTCCTTGATATGCTCATCAGAGAGCTCATGGGTGGCCAGGGGAATGATGCCCTTGGTATTCCTCTCCTTGACAGTGTGAGGATGCAGCACATCTGGCATGTCCAGAGGCGGCACGTCACCTGTATTCAGGACCCTCCAGATGTGCTGCTCTACACAGAAACTGGAACCCTAATCAAGGGCGGGATGGTTCTAAAAACGTATCGGTGTGCCAGAGGCTCCACATCCCTTGAATCATTTCACTGCCACCTAAACAGATTTATTCN CAGTGTGAAACTGGCTGCAATAGTGTCTGATCATTGA